A single Nicotiana tabacum cultivar K326 chromosome 5, ASM71507v2, whole genome shotgun sequence DNA region contains:
- the LOC107767490 gene encoding F-box protein At5g03100-like has translation MEMQRKIMARGDRDRLGDLPDAIILYILSILPEGKEVVRTSVLSQRWRFLWKSVAVSLNFGVLDYSYDERTKKKILAFVASINRELHYWRSCEKIKAFRVFPVKYKEYLVKDYDFWVHFAMKVANVEEFTLKFCIINFPDCAYKFPQFTFKNTLLRNLVLGSCQINPSGSVTWTSLVSLSIGHLKLTDNMLEKILSGCPNLESLELDSVLGISRLEISSVKLRKLIILNDEIDCYCQWHDEDTHPLEIFAPYIQNLVLSGFLYNEIRLQQSNVASLATAVLHFNVDFIEFEDEEEKLEEEFRYLEELLLSVGHVKNLELGPLCIECFPILELRGWRSPPSSCKFLKLNAALKHLDFAGIYSFLQSSSDLETLVIDWNNHNPIDQLLSYTREVEQSRRFEAHKNCSLLHLKTIKIINFHGKLIGNDLVLRLVKYLLENATVLEKLVIVAKYEGSDVPRDYVEVEQEFLSFPRSSLHASVVFCYR, from the exons ATGGAAATGCAGAGGAAAATCATGGCGAGAGGAGATCGAGACCGACTCGGTGATTTGCCCGATGCAATTATACTATACATTCTTTCTATATTGCCGGAGGGAAAAGAAGTTGTGAGAACCAGCGTATTATCTCAGCGATGGCGGTTTCTTTGGAAGTCCGTTGCAGTTTCACTCAATTTCGGGGTCCTCGATTACTCCTATGATGAACGAACCAAAAAGAAAATTCTTGCTTTCGTAGCTTCCATCAATAGAGAGCTTCATTATTGGAGGTCTTGTGAGAAAATCAAAGCATTTAGGGTTTTTCCTGTTAAATACAAAGAGTATCTTGTTAAAGATTACGATTTTTGGGTACATTTTGCAATGAAAGTTGCTAATGTTGAAGAGTTTACACTTAAATTTTGTATTATCAATTTTCCAGATTGCGCGTATAAGTTTCCCCAATTTACGTTTAAAAATACGTTGTTGAGGAATTTGGTTTTAGGCAGCTGCCAGATAAACCCTTCTGGTAGTGTGACCTGGACCAGTCTCGTTTCTCTTTCAATTGGTCACCTGAAATTGACGGATAATATGTTGGAGAAGATATTGTCCGGTTGCCCTAACTTGGAGAGCTTGGAACTGGATAGTGTTTTGGGCATTAGTCGTTTGGAAATCAGCTCTGTGAAGCTGagaaaattgatcatattaaatgatgaaattgaTTGTTATTGCCAATGGCATGACGAAGATACCCATCCGCTCGAAATATTCGCCCCGTATATTCAAAATTTGGTACTTTCGGGGTTCTTATACAATGAGATACGCTTGCAGCAGAGCAATGTGGCTTCACTTGCCACTGCAGTCCTTCATTTTAATGTTGAttttattgaatttgaagatgaagaagagaaaTTGGAGGAGGAGTTTAGATATTTGGAGGAACTTCTTCTCAGCGTTGGCCATGTCAAGAATCTTGAATTGGGTCCCTTGTGCATCGAG TGCTTTCCCATACTGGAGTTGAGAGGGTGGCGGTCTCCACCATCAAGCTGCAAATTCTTAAAACTTAACGCAGCATTAAAACACTTGGACTTCGCTGGAATTTACAGCTTTCTGCAGAGTTCATCGGATCTTGAGACATTGGTCATTGACTGGAACAATCACAATCCAATA GACCAGCTCTTAAGTTACACAAGAGAGGTTGAACAGAGCAGGAGATTTGAGGCACATAAAAATTGCTCATTGCTACACCTAAAGACCATCAAGATCATTAACTTTCATGGAAAACTAATTGGAAATGATCTTGTACTTCGATTGGTAAAATATTTGCTAGAGAATGCAACAGTTCTAGAAAAGTTGGTCATTGTTGCCAAATATGAAGGGAGTGATGTGCCCCGGGATTATGTTGAAGTGGAACAAGAGTTCCTAAGCTTTCCAAGATCCTCTTTGCACGCTTCAGTTGTCTTTTGTTATCGATAA